From the Triticum urartu cultivar G1812 chromosome 4, Tu2.1, whole genome shotgun sequence genome, the window tctaaaaaAGAAGAGCCCCATCACGGGAGCTCATGTCTAACGCTCTTTTGGTTTCGCACATGGCGTATctcacctgggccggcccattttgGGTTCGCGAGGTGGACACGAAAGAAACAATGCTAACACTGGGATTCTATCCCCTGACTTCTTACCAATGCGCAAGCTAGGCAAGCCGCTGCGACAGATTCACGTATTTGCTCAACTTCCAGTGCACTGCTAAAAGAACTAAACAACATTGGTAAAAACTTAAAACACTAGAAAAAAATCCCCAAAACGTAAAGTACAAGTGAGGGACGGAACAAAGGACCTCCTACTACTGAcgcaaacattttttaaaaatagGAAGAATTTTGGAAATTCCAAACATTTTCTGGAAAGTTGTGAAAATTTTGAACCAAAagattatgatttttttccaaaaaCAGAAACAAAATTTGAAACCACATTTTTTTTCTGGAATTGTAGAACAAATATTGAAGACAGGAACATTTTTCGAAAATTTGGAACAAAAATATTCCCAATATTTTTTAAAAACAGGAACAACATTTGAAAGCacaaacattttttcaaattttaGAACATGTTTTGAATACTGGAACATTTTTGGGAAAGTTGTGAAAATTTTGAACCAAAACattctgaacattttttaaaaccatgatcaaattttgaaaatcccaaaaataaaaatggaagaaaaagcaacaggctaaaaggaaaaaaaagaaacaggagaaaaggaaaaaaaaactgCTCCAGAAATCtcctagaaggttcccaaaaccgaaAAACCAGCTCGGAACCACCTAGAAACTTCCCAAAAGTGGATGCGCTGAAACGTGTAACGGGCCGGCCCATCCCAAAACAATAGCTGATCTCCCCTGTGcgtacacatttaacatttttaaatataagtttaattgttttgaatacatgtttaaTATTTTCATACACAtttaaacattttttaaatacttgattaatattttttGATTACGTGGTCAACATTTtaaaatgcttgattaacatttttcaaatacaaaatTATCATTTTTTAATGCATGGTCatcattttttctatacacatttaacatttctcaaatgcttgattaacatttttttcaaatacaagacTAAGATTTCttgaatacatggtcaacattttttctatatgcatttaacatttttcaattgcttgattaacatttttaaaaattcaaatacAAGTTTAATTTTTCCAATACAATACAATATTAACCaatttttaatacatggtcaacctTTTTTCTATACACATATATATTTTGAAAATGCTTGATTAATTTTTAACAAATGCTTgcttaacatttttcaaatacatgctAATCATTTTTTGAATACACGGGCAACCTTTTTTTTCTATACACTTCAAATATTTGCTTAACGTTTATACAAAACTTCTTTAACTCTGTTTCGAATGCTCGATtaacatttaaaaaaataaacGGTCAGTTTTTTCACACACATTATATATTTTTATACATTTTCCATATACACGAGAAACATGTTCTCTGTACACATTTAAGATTTTTTTATAATATTTGGTTAACAATTCTTTCAAAATTCTTTATTTAGAGTAATGTTTGTGCATTATTTATTTATAATATTTGGAAGTATAATAAACaagtaaaaaagaaaaagaaaaaaagtgaaaaaacaaagaaaaaggcCGTGGCCTCCGGCGCGGGTGGGCTGGCTCATCAGGCTCCCCTTCCCTACGTCTCGCCATAGGCGAGACACAGGTGTTGCTCCCCcatcatccatccatccatccacccATCTCTCGGCTCTCGGCCGCCGACGAATAAACGAACGTCATcgtccactcctggatcactccTCGCTCCaccccatccccatcccccaaaccaccaaaagaaaaaaaaacctcccctcccctccccccccAATCGTAAACCCTAGCCCCGCCCGCCGGACCGCCGGAGCGCCGGATGCCATGGGGGCCAGTCGGAAGCTGCAGGGCGAGATCGACCGCGTCCTCAAGAAGGTGCAGGAGGGCGTCGACGTCTTCGACAGCATCTGGAACAAGGTCCCCCCTCCTCTCCCCCTTCTCCCCCAACCCCCCGCGCCGGATTCTCATGATTTTGCGCGATTCTGGGGGCAGGTCTACGACACCGAGAATGCGAACCAGAAGGAGAAGTTCGAGGCGGACCTCAAGAAGGAGATCAAGAAGCTGCAGCGCTACCGCGACCAGATCAAGACCTGGATCCAGTCCAGCGAGATCAAGGACAAGAAGGTGACCCCTCCCTAATCTCTGTCTGTCCAGTATCTTTGTTGCCTCTGCCTCTGCCTCTGCTTCCTTCCTCCCTTCCGTCCGTCCTTCATGAGAATCATCTACCGTCTGCCCCGCTCTTCAGTTCAGTCAACTGTTTAGTTTAGATGCGGCTTCGGTGCCAAGTTATCTGGAGGAAATATGCCTTTACAGGTGTCTGGGGGGAGGTTAAGTGGCTAACTCCAGTCTCCAGCGCTTCTGTACCTGTCTTAACATTGATATTCTTGCTCGATTTTGGTTGTGCGGCGTCGTACTAGTACTCGTGTAGGTGCAATGCCAATGCACTTCTCTTCTGAATTGAAATTTTTGATATCATGCTTGTCTGGAACACGAAGTCGTAGTTGACCGCTCGAAGTGACTCTGCACATGATGGTATTTTATTTAAGTGGTAATAAGAATGACAGCCGACCATTTCTTCTCTCTAAAAGAACTGAAAGGAACGAAGCTGATTTAAAAACAAAATGGTAAACTTGAGCGGTAGGTAGTAAGAGGCGAAGAATTTAGTTGATGGGTTTTAAATGGGTTTATTACTTGGTAGATCTCGTGGTCTAATGATTGTCTGGAATGGAACACTAGAAGAGGTCCTCGTTTGATCTTCTGATCTGAATGTGAGTAAATGTTGTTTATAGAACTGCTTGTATCTCGTGTTCGAATTTGTACCATTAAGCCATGATTGGATTAAGCTGTGGAGCGCacagttgtgagaaggtgttctGATCAAGGCATTGACTAAACTTAGAAAGTTGTGAAGTGCAATAAGGCAATCTGTATGGATGTACAACAGAGTTTTGGAGTTTCTAGGCCCCTAAAGTTCTTACTGACCTTAAACCAAACCTGCCTTTAGAAAGACTTGCTAAATCAACAGTATAGTGATGGTTCTGGAGACGTTGCAATTCCTGATGTTGTTTCTTACGGTCTGTTTGGTTTTAGAACCAAATGGAGTGGAATATAACAGTTCCATTCCAGAGGAAAATAGAATGGTTCTGTTCATTTCCTGTGTTTGGTTGGAGGGATGGAATGACAAGAATCTGGTTCAGTTCACCTCTTGGTGATATTATCTCCCATGTGCATGATCATATTTTCATTAGACAATATATTATTCGAATTTTCAGCAGCATTGCCTTTGTATTTTCAGCGTAAACAATTGTATAGCTATCACTATGGCTATGGCTAATTGGTTATCAAACATAAAACTGGAATGCACATATAAACAAGACAAATTGTGTAGCTATCACAATTTTCTAAGAACTAGAGGTAAAAAATTACAATGTAATTTTGGACAGCAGCATGTACCAACAGGTATCACAAAACCATAGGCAAGAGGAGGAACCAAGTAACCACCGTGCACCAATTCACTGAGCATTTCCTAGAACACCCtacatgcaccagttctttgaaACTTCTCCTCACATAAAGCACCAGGATTTGGAGGAATGGGTGCGCATCTGAGGGAATATTCCCTTTTGAGCAACCAATTCATTCTCATTCCCTCTGTAACCAAACATAGTAATATGTCCCAGGCGCAGAACTGACCCACTCGTTCCACTATATTCCCAACCCAACACACCCTCGGTATTTTGTTATCCAATATGTCTTGTCATTTTAATCATCTCTTGTCAATTGGAACATTGCGTTCTCCATGTTTGTGCTACTACATGCTGCATTTTTTTTTTTGTAAATTGAGGAGTGTTTTACTGAAGAAATATGGTAGGGTTCCTGATTGCAGGTGTTCGTTTAGAGAAGCAGTTATTCATTTGTTTCAGTTTTGTGGTGTTTAGGCCAACTTCTTTTCGTTACATGTTACCATTTAAAGTTGGGCATAGCTTACCGTTCTGTGTTTAATCCATTTGTGATATATGTTGACATAGGTTAGTGCCTCTTATGAGCAGGCTCTCATGGATGCCCGCAAGCAGATTGAACGCGAGATGGAACGATTTAAGGTCTGTGAGAAGGAAACTAAAACCAAGGCCTTCTCGAAAGAAGGGTTAGGTCAACAGCCTAAAACTGTATGCACTCGGTCTTGTTTCTGTGTTTGATTAAcccttttttctttagttgttaTGAATCTCAGCATCAATTCTTATTTCACGCAGGATCCTAGAGAGAAGGCTAAAGCTGAAACAAGAGATTGGCTTAACAGTGTGGTATGTTTGATGCATTACATGTATGCTTAGTCTTATTGTTGTTTCTCTTTGGCCTAGAGTATGTTCTGAAAGACACTCGCAGATTCTACTTTGTGACAACTGATAATAGACTATTTAGAATTTGCTGACTAAGTTTTCTGATCTGATTGGTCTGAAAGTATAACTTGCATGCACACCCGACTACTGATGTTTGCTAATATTTTGACTATACTGGTGGTTACTTGTCCCTCTCAGAATAAAACAAAATCATATAGACTATTATTCTGTGGCTATTTTCTTTGATCTGATCACTCTGAAAGTATCATTCGCATGCATACTTGACTCTGCTGATGTTTATTGATATTTTGATTATATCAAGTCATTACGCTGCACCTCGCTAATGACATTTGCATGCATACTTGACTCTGCTGATGTTTATTGTATTTTGATTATATCAGTCATTACTTTGTGATTTTCTGGTGTTGCTATTTATTTGTTGCATGTGGGTGCAACATTTCTAATATACTTTTGGGTTCGGTTTACAGGTTAGTGATTTGGAAAATCAGATTGATAATTTTGAAGCGGAGCTTGAAGGACTTTCATTTAAGAAAGGAAAGCAAAGACCTCCTCGATTGGTATGATCAACTGTATAGGATTGGAAAGTGTTCATATTTTACTGTCTACGGAACCTGTTTCCAACAGTCTCTATTGCGGAGGAAGTAATTATGCATTATCAGGTACATTTAGAGAAATCTATTACGCGGCATAAGGCTCATATAAAAAAATTGGAGTCAATTCTGAGACTCTTGGATAATGATGAGTTGAGTCCTGAGCAAGTCAATGATGTGAAAGATTTCCTAGAAGACTATGTTGAACGTAATCAGGTGGGATTTTCTTCCTGCTTAGCTGTCATAATATCCATTTTTTAATTTTTGATATAGTCAAGTCGGAATTGTGATGACCTAAAAGCATTGTGGATCTGCTGCTTGTTCTGACTATCGATTTCTTAATCCGATTCAGGAAGATTTTGATGAATTTAGTGATGTTGAGGATCTCTATAGCACATTGCCTATGGAGAAGGTTGAAGCACTCGAAGACATGGTTTCACTTGCTCCTTCCATTCTTATCAAGGTGAGCTGTGAGCTGTTATTTTTTTACTTTGTTTATTGTGATTTTGCTAATAGAATCAACTGGCAaactttcttattttttttcCCCACAAATACTGCTTGTCTGCTATGCTGGTGCAGACCATTTCTCTACCATGTTTTTATGTCGTGCAGCTCTTCATCTTTTAGTTGTATGGGTAATTATATATTTTTCAACATCGCTTCTTGTTTGGTTGACAGGGTGTTGCTGCTGTTTCCACTACTGCAGTTTTGAGTACGAAGAGTCCGACAGCAACTTCACCTACTCAGGTACATGTTATTCATTCCTAGTTATTTATTGAATATCTCTTGGTTTGTGATAAACGGAGAGATAGTATTAGTATATCAAATACTCAGAACACAATGGTTGTTATGTGCCCAGTGTCAGCTTAGTGGCATCTTGGCTGCTGCTTTCTTGTCAACCTTTACATGCTAGTATTGATTTATTTGATCATATTCTTACAAGCTAATCCTTGAATATGAATACATGTGGTTGTTGCTAATTTGGGCATTTAATAAAAACACATGCTAACAAGATTGAGGAATTGGTTATTTCTAATGTACAATCCTGATTACTACTTGTCGATATGCTGATTTACCGACTCTGTCTCCCTTTGCTTCAGGCTACTGTATCAACAATCTCACAAGGGACATCACAAGATCAAGCAGAGGAAACAACTACGCTAGAAAGCAATCCTGAATCGGTGCCACAAACACCACCTCCGAAGGGTGGAAATCTGGGACCATCAGTGCCAGTTGTGCCCACTGCCATTAGTACCAGTGCTGCAGCTGTTTCTGTTTCGGCGGATGCCATTAGTTCCCCAGGCCCAGTACGGCCAATTGTTCCTCCCACAGCACCCACAATATTTGCTGCTTCTGCTGCTGTTCGAAATGCTACAGAGAGCATGCCTGCTGTTGCTTCAACTCCTGCAAACTTATCTACTGCCGTGAAGGATGATGAAAGCATGAGCTTTCCTCCACGTAGACCGTCTCCCGCAGTTACTGAAATTGGTCTTGGCAGGGGTATTACCCGTGGCTTAACTAGTCAGGCATTAGCTGCTCCCATAAGTGTAGGTCCAGCTCCAGGAAATGGGTCCATTACTGCAATTCCTCCAATAAATGACCTGTCCAAACGAAACATAATGAATACTGATGAGAGGGTTAACACTGGTGGTCTTTCTCAGC encodes:
- the LOC125550183 gene encoding CCR4-NOT transcription complex subunit 3 isoform X1, with protein sequence MGASRKLQGEIDRVLKKVQEGVDVFDSIWNKVYDTENANQKEKFEADLKKEIKKLQRYRDQIKTWIQSSEIKDKKVSASYEQALMDARKQIEREMERFKVCEKETKTKAFSKEGLGQQPKTDPREKAKAETRDWLNSVVSDLENQIDNFEAELEGLSFKKGKQRPPRLVHLEKSITRHKAHIKKLESILRLLDNDELSPEQVNDVKDFLEDYVERNQEDFDEFSDVEDLYSTLPMEKVEALEDMVSLAPSILIKGVAAVSTTAVLSTKSPTATSPTQATVSTISQGTSQDQAEETTTLESNPESVPQTPPPKGGNLGPSVPVVPTAISTSAAAVSVSADAISSPGPVRPIVPPTAPTIFAASAAVRNATESMPAVASTPANLSTAVKDDESMSFPPRRPSPAVTEIGLGRGITRGLTSQALAAPISVGPAPGNGSITAIPPINDLSKRNIMNTDERVNTGGLSQQLVSPLGSKVQPQPVVKTNDAVSSDSSNTSESAVIGGRVFSPPVVPGAQWRPQAPAGFQNQSETGQFRGRPEVTDQREKYLQRLQQVQQQQGNLLNASHITGINQKQFSTQQPNSLLQQFNSQSSSISSQGGLGLGVQGPGIPSAFSSQLQPHESQILEQYAGQTKSDEQQQGLADDASVESAATTGPNKHTNEDDTKAPYSNPPASIAEGTQLSRDSDLSPGQPMQAGMPSSGVGVIGRRSVSDFGAIGDNLSGASVVSGHDHLYNLQMLEAAYHRLPQPKDSERAKTYIPRHPSVTPASYPQIQAPIVTNPAFWERLGSDTLSTDMLFFAFYYQQNSYQQYLAAKELKKQSWRFHRKYNTWFQRHVEPQVTTDEYERGSYVYFDFHLADDGNGWCQRIKNDFTFEYNFLEDELSVQPN
- the LOC125550183 gene encoding general negative regulator of transcription subunit 3 isoform X3; this translates as MGASRKLQGEIDRVLKKVQEGVDVFDSIWNKVYDTENANQKEKFEADLKKEIKKLQRYRDQIKTWIQSSEIKDKKVSASYEQALMDARKQIEREMERFKVCEKETKTKAFSKEGLGQQPKTDPREKAKAETRDWLNSVVSDLENQIDNFEAELEGLSFKKGKQRPPRLVHLEKSITRHKAHIKKLESILRLLDNDELSPEQVNDVKDFLEDYVERNQEDFDEFSDVEDLYSTLPMEKVEALEDMVSLAPSILIKGVAAVSTTAVLSTKSPTATSPTQATVSTISQGTSQDQAEETTTLESNPESVPQTPPPKGGNLGPSVPVVPTAISTSAAAVSVSADAISSPGPVRPIVPPTAPTIFAASAAVRNATESMPAVASTPANLSTAVKDDESMSFPPRRPSPAVTEIGLGRGITRGLTSQALAAPISVGPAPGNGSITAIPPINDLSKRNIMNTDERVNTGGLSQQLVSPLGSKVQPQPVVKTNDAVSSDSSNTSESAVIGGRVFSPPVVPGAQWRPQAPAGFQNQSETGQFRGRPEVTDQREKYLQRLQQVQQQQGNLLNASHITGINQKQFSTQQPNSLLQQFNSQSSSISSQGGLGLGVQGPDAGQTKSDEQQQGLADDASVESAATTGPNKHTNEDDTKAPYSNPPASIAEGTQLSRDSDLSPGQPMQAGMPSSGVGVIGRRSVSDFGAIGDNLSGASVVSGHDHLYNLQMLEAAYHRLPQPKDSERAKTYIPRHPSVTPASYPQIQAPIVTNPAFWERLGSDTLSTDMLFFAFYYQQNSYQQYLAAKELKKQSWRFHRKYNTWFQRHVEPQVTTDEYERGSYVYFDFHLADDGNGWCQRIKNDFTFEYNFLEDELSVQPN
- the LOC125550183 gene encoding CCR4-NOT transcription complex subunit 3 isoform X2, producing the protein MGASRKLQGEIDRVLKKVQEGVDVFDSIWNKVYDTENANQKEKFEADLKKEIKKLQRYRDQIKTWIQSSEIKDKKALMDARKQIEREMERFKVCEKETKTKAFSKEGLGQQPKTDPREKAKAETRDWLNSVVSDLENQIDNFEAELEGLSFKKGKQRPPRLVHLEKSITRHKAHIKKLESILRLLDNDELSPEQVNDVKDFLEDYVERNQEDFDEFSDVEDLYSTLPMEKVEALEDMVSLAPSILIKGVAAVSTTAVLSTKSPTATSPTQATVSTISQGTSQDQAEETTTLESNPESVPQTPPPKGGNLGPSVPVVPTAISTSAAAVSVSADAISSPGPVRPIVPPTAPTIFAASAAVRNATESMPAVASTPANLSTAVKDDESMSFPPRRPSPAVTEIGLGRGITRGLTSQALAAPISVGPAPGNGSITAIPPINDLSKRNIMNTDERVNTGGLSQQLVSPLGSKVQPQPVVKTNDAVSSDSSNTSESAVIGGRVFSPPVVPGAQWRPQAPAGFQNQSETGQFRGRPEVTDQREKYLQRLQQVQQQQGNLLNASHITGINQKQFSTQQPNSLLQQFNSQSSSISSQGGLGLGVQGPGIPSAFSSQLQPHESQILEQYAGQTKSDEQQQGLADDASVESAATTGPNKHTNEDDTKAPYSNPPASIAEGTQLSRDSDLSPGQPMQAGMPSSGVGVIGRRSVSDFGAIGDNLSGASVVSGHDHLYNLQMLEAAYHRLPQPKDSERAKTYIPRHPSVTPASYPQIQAPIVTNPAFWERLGSDTLSTDMLFFAFYYQQNSYQQYLAAKELKKQSWRFHRKYNTWFQRHVEPQVTTDEYERGSYVYFDFHLADDGNGWCQRIKNDFTFEYNFLEDELSVQPN
- the LOC125550183 gene encoding general negative regulator of transcription subunit 3 isoform X4, translating into MGASRKLQGEIDRVLKKVQEGVDVFDSIWNKVYDTENANQKEKFEADLKKEIKKLQRYRDQIKTWIQSSEIKDKKALMDARKQIEREMERFKVCEKETKTKAFSKEGLGQQPKTDPREKAKAETRDWLNSVVSDLENQIDNFEAELEGLSFKKGKQRPPRLVHLEKSITRHKAHIKKLESILRLLDNDELSPEQVNDVKDFLEDYVERNQEDFDEFSDVEDLYSTLPMEKVEALEDMVSLAPSILIKGVAAVSTTAVLSTKSPTATSPTQATVSTISQGTSQDQAEETTTLESNPESVPQTPPPKGGNLGPSVPVVPTAISTSAAAVSVSADAISSPGPVRPIVPPTAPTIFAASAAVRNATESMPAVASTPANLSTAVKDDESMSFPPRRPSPAVTEIGLGRGITRGLTSQALAAPISVGPAPGNGSITAIPPINDLSKRNIMNTDERVNTGGLSQQLVSPLGSKVQPQPVVKTNDAVSSDSSNTSESAVIGGRVFSPPVVPGAQWRPQAPAGFQNQSETGQFRGRPEVTDQREKYLQRLQQVQQQQGNLLNASHITGINQKQFSTQQPNSLLQQFNSQSSSISSQGGLGLGVQGPDAGQTKSDEQQQGLADDASVESAATTGPNKHTNEDDTKAPYSNPPASIAEGTQLSRDSDLSPGQPMQAGMPSSGVGVIGRRSVSDFGAIGDNLSGASVVSGHDHLYNLQMLEAAYHRLPQPKDSERAKTYIPRHPSVTPASYPQIQAPIVTNPAFWERLGSDTLSTDMLFFAFYYQQNSYQQYLAAKELKKQSWRFHRKYNTWFQRHVEPQVTTDEYERGSYVYFDFHLADDGNGWCQRIKNDFTFEYNFLEDELSVQPN